In Sordaria macrospora chromosome 3, complete sequence, a single genomic region encodes these proteins:
- a CDS encoding mitochondrial 54S ribosomal protein uL11m — MSKAAKGGAGGVEQVVRLIVGAGQASPSPPVGPALGSKGIKSMDFCKEFNARTAHIITGTPMPVRVTVRPDRTFHFDVRTPHTSWLLLNAAEAPIGKGGKRKGAQNPGKEVVGTVSLKHVYEIAKIKQSELRLSGLPLEGLCRAVIYQAKSIGVNVIP; from the exons ATGTCTAAGGCCGCAAaaggtggtgctggtggtgttgagcagGTGGTGAGGCTCATTGTCGGTGCCGGCCAGGCCAGCCCGAGTCCCCCGGTCGGTCCGGCCCTTGGTTCCAAGGGTATCAAGTCCATGGACTTTTGCAAG GAGTTCAACGCCAGAACCGCCCACATTATCACCGGTACCCCGATGCCCGTCCGTGTTACCGTCAGGCCCGAccgcaccttccacttcgaTGTCCGCACCCCTCACACATCATGGCTTTTGCTCAACGCCGCCGAAGCCCCGATaggcaagggcggcaagaGAAAGGGCGCGCAGAACCCGGGCAAGGAGGTCGTCGGCACCGTCAGCCTTAAGCACGTCTACGAGATCGCCAAGATCAAGCAGTCCGAGCTCCGTCTCTCCGGCTTGCCCCTCGAGGGTCTCTGCAGGGCGGTCATCTACCAGGCCAAGTCGATCGGAGTCAACGTCATTCCTTGA